In a genomic window of Rhododendron vialii isolate Sample 1 chromosome 12a, ASM3025357v1:
- the LOC131311763 gene encoding pentatricopeptide repeat-containing protein At1g33350 has product MLPLTRDQLGLNQHVLSILSKSNHLNHLKQLQSFLITLGHGQTQFFAFKLVRFCTLALSNLRYARFLFDHLSSPNVYLYTAMITAYASDSDHESSFLLYRDMVRERRVVPNQFVYPYVLKSCPEVVKSLGTELVHTQIVKSGFEKYPVVQTALLDSYARFCSDLGTAHRVFDDMSGRNVVSWTAMVSGYARLGEMGRAMVMFEEMPEKERDVPSWNAVIAGCTQNGLFSEAMSLFRRMATVGVEGEGCGNRPNHVTVVCGLSACGNTGMLQHGRCIHGYIYRNRLDCDLFLLNSLVDMYGKCGCLKEARRVFDQTSKRSVTTWNSMINCFALHGQSGEAIRVFEEMIKCVIDVKPDRVTFVGLLNACTHGGLVEQGRYYYDLMTRDYAIEPQIEHYGCLIDLLGRAGRFEEAMEVVRRMRMLPDVVVWGSLLNGCKIHGRIDLAEFAVRKLIEIDPNNGSYGVMLANVYVESGKWDEVRKLRKTLKAQNAHKTPGCSWIEVDNQVHQFYSADTTHPRTEEIYTVLDCLVGFS; this is encoded by the coding sequence ATGCTTCCCCTCACTCGCGACCAACTCGGCCTGAACCAGCATGTACTATCCATACTATCCAAATCCAATCACCTCAACCATCTCAAGCAGCTCCAATCTTTTCTCATCACTCTCGGCCATGGCCAAACCCAGTTCTTCGCGTTCAAGCTCGTTCGCTTCTGCACTCTCGCCCTCTCCAATCTCCGCTACGCTCGCTTCCTCTTCGATCACCTCTCCTCCCCCAATGTCTACCTTTACACAGCCATGATCACCGCGTACGCATCTGATTCCGATCACGAGTCTTCTTTCCTGTTGTATCGCGACATGGTTCGAGAAAGACGGGTTGTTCCCAACCAGTTTGTATATCCTTACGTTCTGAAATCATGCCCCGAAGTCGTGAAGTCTCTTGGGACCGAACTGGTGCATACCCAGATCGTAAAATCGGGTTTCGAGAAATACCCAGTTGTGCAAACGGCTCTTTTGGATTCCTACGCGAGGTTTTGCTCCGATCTTGGGACCGCACACCGGGTGTTTGACGACATGTCTGGCAGGAATGTCGTGTCATGGACGGCTATGGTTTCTGGGTATGCGAGGCTGGGGGAGATGGGCCGTGCGATGGTGATGTTTGAGGAGATGCCGGAGAAGGAGAGGGACGTTCCGTCTTGGAATGCTGTTATTGCTGGGTGCACGCAAAACGGGTTGTTTTCGGAGGCAATGAGTCTGTTTAGGAGAATGGCCACTGTTGGAGTGGAAGGAGAAGGTTGTGGGAACAGACCGAACCATGTTACTGTTGTTTGTGGACTATCGGCGTGTGGAAACACTGGGATGCTCCAGCATGGTAGATGCATCCATGGTTACATTTACAGGAATCGCCTCGATTGTGATTTGTTCTTGTTAAATTCACTAGTGGATATGTATGGGAAGTGTGGTTGCTTAAAAGAAGCAAGACGGGTTTTTGACCAGACATCGAAGAGAAGTGTGACAACATGGAATTCCATGATCAATTGCTTTGCCTTACATGGCCAGAGTGGGGAAGCAATCCGTGTTTTCGAGGAGATGATCAAATGTGTGATTGACGTCAAACCGGATCGAGTTacttttgttggtttgttgAATGCTTGTACCCATGGAGGATTGGTGGAACAAGGCCGGTATTATTACGATTTAATGACCAGGGATTACGCAATTGAGCCTCAGATTGAACACTATGGTTGCCTAATAGACCTTCTTGGTCGAGCAGGGCGATTTGAAGAAGCCATGGAAGTCGTGAGAAGGATGAGGATGCTACCTGACGTGGTGGTTTGGGGCTCTTTGCTCAATGGCTGTAAGATTCATGGTCGAATAGATTTGGCGGAATTCGCTGTCAGAAAATTAATCGAGATTGATCCAAATAATGGTAGTTATGGTGTGATGTTGGCAAATGTATATGTGGAGTCAGGGAAGTGGGATGAGGTCCGGAAGTTAAGGAAGACGTTGAAGGCGCAGAATGCTCACAAGACACCTGGTTGCAGTTGGATTGAGGTTGATAACCAAGTTCACCAGTTTTATTCTGCGGATACGACACATCCCAGAACCGAGGAGATATACACAGTTTTGGATTGCCTGGTTGGTTTTTCTTAG
- the LOC131310019 gene encoding flocculation protein FLO11: protein MPPSPARRSSPGRELGGDNHKRGRSLEPRILLRERDDDLALFNEMQTRERESFLLKSNDDFEDTFSTRLRYFSDPKLGISIPARGESTDLLNADGEKNDYDWLLTPPDTPLFPSLDDEARPVTLIQRGRPRSQPIAISRSSTMEKGRRSSRGSASPNRLSPSPRSGDSPSQTGGRPSSAPHSNPTPSLRPTTPSRGPSPQPSKPSTATTRRMSTGSTAISSSRARGTSPLPTSRGTSPVPTSRGNSASPKISAWQTNIPGFSSEAPPNLRTSLADRPASYVRGSSPASRNGRDLSSRSSRQSMSPTPSRSSGRHSMSPTPRSISSSHSHDRDVMSSHGKVSVASSGDDDVESLQSVSMGSTGRLTSRRVGAFPSNKSPASSKKPNKVMLSSSAPKRSFDSALRQMDHRKSPQNMFRPLLSSVPSSSFYVGKASAAHRAMISRNSSVTTSSNASSDQGTSGAHDTEGSDHNPDNMTPEWGQTPYLDVQDDVFPFEKADALTEDISHGAHDQSPDDQHDEFSGGARIESQLGGSENLNTHITASAITAPSKVSELLEVKGNFPEVDYVEDMSICYKCGHMYHAVELTEGDLKLCSDCRSSDEPLTTTTPEPNIVVFDNSPSLSTRIAGRDKSFDNMEPVIVIPESLEATNMAEPSVTHHEENFREQPGLVLASEKSLVQTLEGEAMSRQENLEVIGQPIVEYNSTDSNTGSQQMQRLSNHANSELDVSEGHGISVLLMRSSSVKGPVLRGRTFSAASIPYDDPSYVRDSATSMRSSHGHGSVSASSSVDLGSARLIETRVQRQLSSRKSETVTNPKHQRTGSSLSGTSSHAFQGLGLGKSMHEEKMEVDVAHVENEVVNVTHAAIQEQLVVSRSGGKDNTCAEVECDNFCGTMTAASELSTHALNTHSRESSVASIANVENYGSCGKGEEFPNGLRSILDQEASALTPESSTVEEDRAQIKRSVEEKPNSIVDKGDVSDVPTQSLQDILSDIEIDNDRLDSVGSQSDVVSTDSVNTMDELLDPWHVEELGSDAHGILEESAVTTVEGQGGTVTRSLSVDEDTLLFCSAIIENLAYEAATLAMEKENTVPMEDSRPMVTILGNSNSELNDRRSRSNGKQTSKSQKVRQKRVETKTKLSADENENAEQVDVSTTRIVGAPKRGDTMNPPKIESKCNCTVM, encoded by the exons CCACAAGATTGAGATACTTTTCGGATCCTAAGCTTGGAATCTCCATTCCTGCGCGTGGCGAGAGTACTGACCTGCTTAATGCAGATGGGGAAAAGAATGACTATGATTG GTTATTAACTCCTCCCGACACCCCTCTCTTTCCTTCTTTGGATGATGAAGCACGTCCAGTTACACTTATCCAGAGGGGACGGCCTCGAAGTCAACCCATCGCGATCTCAAGATCATCCACG ATGGAGAAGGGTCGCAGAAGTAGTAGAGGTAGTGCAAGTCCAAATCGCTTAAGCCCATCTCCTCGGTCCGGGGACAGCCCTTCCCAGACTGGGGGAAGGCCATCTTcagctccccattcgaatccaaCTCCTAGTTTACGCCCCACTACCCCATCAAGAGGACCATCTCCCCAACCTAGTAAACCATCAACAGCAACTACTCGGAGAATGAGCACAGGGTCTACTGCTATATCCTCATCTAGGGCAAGGGGTACCTCCCCCTTGCCGACAAGTCGGGGTACCTCCCCTGTGCCGACAAGTCGAGGTAACTCAGCCTCACCAAAAATAAGTGCATGGCAAACAAATATTCCAGGTTTTTCCTCAGAAGCACCTCCTAATCTACGTACTTCGTTGGCTGATCGACCGGCATCATATGTGAGGGGCTCCTCACCAGCATCCAGAAATGGTAGGGATTTATCATCTCGATCTAGCAGGCAGTCAATGTCTCCAACTCCTTCTAGAAGCTCTGGCAGACATTCAATGTCTCCAACTCCTAGAAGCATCAGTTCATCGCATAGTCATGATAGGGACGTAATGAGCTCCCACGGTAAAGTTTCTGTGGCATCATCTGGTGATGATGATGTAGAGTCTCTACAATCTGTTTCTATGGGTAGCACAGGCCGCCTAACTTCAAGAAGAGTTGGTGCCTTTCCAAGTAATAAATCTCCAGCCTCATCCAAGAAGCCAAATAAAGTGATGCTCTCAAGTTCTGCTCCAAAAAGATCCTTTGACTCAGCCCTTCGACAAATG GACCATCGGAAAAGCCCTCAGAATATGTTCAGGCCACTTTTATCAAGTGTACCCAGTTCCTCCTTTTATGTTGGAAAAGCAAGTGCAGCACATCGCGCTATGATATCCAGGAATTCCTCAGTCACAACCAGCAGTAATGCAAGTTCTGATCAAGGTACAAGTGGGGCACATGATACTGAAGGAAGCGACCATAACCCGGACAATATGACTCCTGAATGGGGACAGACACCGTATCTTGATGTTCAAGATGATGTATTTCCATTTGAGAAGGCCGATGCTCTAACTGAAGATATCAGTCATGGAGCCCACGATCAATCTCCGGATGATCAGCATGATGAATTCAGTGGAGGTGCTAGAATTGAATCTCAACTTGGTGGCTCTGAAAACTTGAACACCCATATCACTGCCTCGGCAATCACTGCACCTTCTAAAGTATCTGAGCTGTTGGAGGTCAAGGGTAACTTTCCAGAAGTCGACTATGTTGAAGATATGTCCATCTGTTATAAGTGTGGCCATATGTATCATGCTGTTGAATTAACAGAGGGGGACTTGAAACTTTGCTCAGACTGCAGGAGTTCAGACGAACCTTTGACTACCACAACTCCAGAGCCAAACATAGTAGTTTTCGATAACTCCCCAAGTCTGTCTACAAGGATTGCAGGTAGAGATAAGTCATTTGATAATATGGAGCCCGTGATTGTTATCCCAGAATCTTTGGAAGCAACTAATATGGCTGAACCAAGTGTTACTCATCACGAGGAGAATTTTCGAGAACAACCTGGCCTGGTTTTAGCATCAGAAAAATCTCTTGTGCAAACACTGGAAGGGGAAGCTATGTCTAGGCAAGAAAACCTGGAAGTGATTGGCCAACCAATTGTAGAATACAACTCAACGGACAGCAACACTGGGTCTCAGCAAATGCAGCGACTAAGTAACCATGCAAATTCAGAGCTTGATGTTTCGGAAGGCCATGGCATTTCTGTATTGTTGATGAGGTCAAGCAGTGTCAAGGGGCCTGTTCTCCGGGGTCGAACTTTTAGTGCGGCTAGCATTCCCTACGATGATCCATCCTATGTGAGGGACAGTGCAACAAGCATGAGAAGCTCCCATGGGCATGGTAGTGTCTCTGCATCTTCCTCTGTGGACTTGGGCTCAGCTAGGCTAATAGAGACTCGTGTGCAGCGGCAGTTGAGTAGCAGAAAATCTGAAACTGTAACAAACCCAAAGCACCAACGCACAGGTTCATCTCTTTCTGGAACTTCAAGCCATGCTTTCCAAGGATTGGGTCTTGGAAAGAGCATGCATGAAGAGAAAATGGAGGTTGATGTTGCACATGTTGAAAATGAGGTTGTAAATGTAACCCATGCTGCTATTCAAGAGCAGTTGGTGGTTTCACGAAGTGGAGGAAAAGATAATACATGTGCTGAAGTTGAATGCGACAATTTCTGTGGAACAATGACTGCTGCCTCTGAATTGTCCACGCATGCCCTAAACACCCATTCAAGGGAGAGTTCAGTTGCTTCCATCGCAAATGTTGAAAATTATGGTTCGTGTGGGAAGGGTGAAGAGTTCCCAAATGGGTTGAGGAGTATTTTGGATCAAGAAGCATCAGCTCTGACTCCAGAGTCTTCTACAGTAGAAGAAGATAGGGCTCAAATAAAAAGAAGTGTGGAGGAGAAGCCAAATTCCATTGTTGATAAGGGGGATGTTTCAGATGTTCCCACTCAGAGCTTACAAGATATACTATCCGATATAGAAATTGACAATGATCGTCTGGATTCAGTCGGTTCTCAGTCCGATGTTGTCTCCACGGATTCAGTGAACACCATGGATGAGTTACTGGATCCTTGGCATGTTGAAGAGCTTGGCAGTGATGCTCATGGAATCCTTG AGGAATCAGCTGTTACAACAGTTGAGGGCCAAGGTGGTACCGTGACAAGAAGCCTGTCAGTGGATGAAGATACTCTTCTCTTCTGCAGCGCTATCATCGAAAATCTGGCTTATGAAGCTGCAACCCTGGCAATGGAGAAGGAAAACACGGTCCCAATGGAGGACTCACGGCCAATGGTTACGATATTGGGAAATTCTAATTCTGAATTAAATGATCGACGTAGCAGATCAAAcggaaaacaaacttcaaaatctcaaaaagtGAGGCAGAAGCGGGTGGAAACAAAAACGAAACTATCTGCTGACGAGAATGAAAATGCTGAGCAAGTAGATGTATCAACTACCCGTATCGTTGGGGCCCCAAAAAGGGGCGATACTATGAATCCTCCAAAGATAGAATCCAAGTGTAATTGCACCGTGATGTGA